One genomic region from Nitrospira sp. encodes:
- a CDS encoding nucleotidyltransferase domain-containing protein has translation MTQAALLDHVTKTIVARFHPKRIMVFGSHARGTAGPDSDLDLFVEMDTPRRPPDRAIEVSEVFGLRSWPMDVVVYTPEEVRRLRHVKGTLLAVIEKEGKVLYEQR, from the coding sequence ATGACACAGGCTGCTTTACTCGACCATGTCACGAAGACCATTGTCGCACGCTTTCATCCGAAGCGAATTATGGTGTTCGGGAGTCATGCTCGTGGCACTGCCGGTCCGGACAGCGATCTGGACCTGTTCGTTGAAATGGATACGCCACGTCGTCCCCCGGATCGTGCGATCGAAGTGAGTGAGGTCTTTGGACTCCGTTCCTGGCCGATGGATGTTGTCGTCTACACGCCGGAGGAAGTACGCCGCCTTCGTCACGTTAAAGGCACACTACTGGCTGTGATTGAGAAGGAGGGCAAGGTGCTGTATGAACAGCGCTGA
- a CDS encoding dicarboxylate/amino acid:cation symporter — MKPTHRWIPLPLYTQVLIAVICGGLLGAIFGQEPYWGGLRNAQLGKLGLFVVTLLKTLAIPLIFFAILDALIRTTIPLRQGGKLLLICLVNVSVAMAIGLAIMNTWQPGLAWQGRVDALLQLVPGTKPSATVLANVQAGSQSPIEYLASYIPRTITDPFSSNNIIGVVLLALVLGATLRMVRSEKDQTTGLVNALVRGIEWVYVWLVQILEWIILVVPLAVFGVVAQVVGKAGIGVFSVLWIFLVAMLAGLAAHALIYYPLLAWLVGKKSPKVYLGQGADAILTAVSCNSSLATVPVTLQCLHRMNVSPQSSRLAACVGTNLNNDGITLYEAMAALFLAQALGFDLPMVKQVLIVLASIIAGAGVAGIPEAGLIVLPLVLAAAGLPDHVIIAAIPLIMTVDWIIARARSGVNVMSDMLVAILLDAGQVTPVAEPAPIPRSSDAQHSGEAQAS; from the coding sequence ATGAAGCCGACGCATCGCTGGATCCCACTGCCGCTCTATACACAAGTGCTCATTGCCGTGATCTGCGGCGGGCTGCTGGGCGCCATCTTCGGGCAGGAGCCCTATTGGGGCGGTCTGCGCAATGCGCAGCTGGGCAAACTCGGCCTCTTCGTCGTCACCCTGCTCAAGACACTCGCCATTCCGTTGATCTTTTTCGCGATCCTCGATGCGCTCATCCGCACCACCATTCCGCTGCGTCAGGGGGGGAAACTCCTGCTGATCTGCCTGGTGAACGTCTCCGTCGCCATGGCCATCGGCCTCGCGATCATGAACACCTGGCAGCCGGGCCTGGCCTGGCAGGGCCGCGTCGATGCCCTGCTCCAACTGGTGCCGGGAACCAAGCCCTCCGCAACCGTGCTGGCCAATGTGCAGGCCGGGTCTCAAAGCCCGATCGAGTACCTCGCCTCCTATATTCCCCGCACCATCACGGACCCGTTTTCGAGCAACAACATCATTGGCGTTGTCCTCCTCGCGCTGGTGCTCGGCGCCACCCTGCGGATGGTCCGGAGCGAAAAGGACCAAACCACCGGGTTAGTCAACGCCCTCGTGCGCGGCATCGAGTGGGTCTATGTCTGGCTGGTGCAGATACTCGAATGGATCATCCTGGTGGTGCCGCTCGCCGTTTTCGGCGTCGTCGCGCAGGTCGTGGGCAAGGCCGGCATCGGCGTCTTTTCCGTGCTCTGGATCTTCCTCGTCGCCATGCTCGCAGGACTCGCGGCCCACGCGCTCATCTATTATCCGCTCCTCGCCTGGCTGGTGGGAAAGAAGTCGCCGAAGGTCTACCTGGGCCAGGGCGCCGACGCCATCCTGACCGCCGTGTCCTGCAACAGCAGCCTCGCGACCGTGCCGGTGACGCTCCAGTGCCTCCATCGCATGAACGTCTCGCCGCAATCGTCGCGCCTCGCAGCCTGCGTCGGGACGAACCTCAACAACGACGGCATCACCCTTTATGAAGCCATGGCCGCCCTCTTTCTCGCGCAGGCGCTGGGCTTCGACCTGCCGATGGTGAAACAGGTGCTGATCGTGCTCGCCTCCATCATCGCGGGGGCCGGCGTGGCGGGCATTCCCGAAGCCGGATTAATTGTCCTGCCGCTGGTGCTGGCCGCGGCGGGCCTGCCGGACCATGTCATCATCGCGGCCATTCCGCTCATCATGACGGTGGATTGGATCATCGCCCGCGCCCGCTCCGGCGTGAACGTCATGAGCGATATGCTCGTCGCCATCCTGCTCGATGCCGGACAGGTCACGCCCGTCGCCGAACCGGCCCCAATTCCTCGCTCGTCCGACGCGCAGCATTCGGGAGAAGCACAGGCATCCTGA
- a CDS encoding DUF445 domain-containing protein yields MSASDQTRATKADDYLRMRALATGLLLFMALLFLVALFQHETHPLFAWLRAFAEAAMVGALADWYAVTALFRHPLGVPIPHTAIIPGNTERIASNIGSLTQRKLVTPEGIARLVGSWRIPEELIEALLAPERRRALSDECAQLLVQALNASEDAAMQRMLREIATKVIRGVSVAPLAGQMLAGFLGSHQRDRLLNDILSAVLGYVDANRDALGRTVAEKLPWSRVLSFVKLDYSVSHKVLDSVYDTLCTMRDDPHDPMRRKAIERLHEFSQWLIHSDEALQREASLKEQLLAYDTLLQFLDDSWHQLKRWMLEDLSRDPSDIRVYLDAALADVGRTLQKDAALRAMLHDGVQGLVEALATRHSDKIGELVANTVRAWSPAQMVETIEREVGKDLQYIRINGTIVGGLVGLLLHALALLIGGR; encoded by the coding sequence GTGAGTGCCTCAGATCAAACCCGGGCGACGAAGGCTGATGACTATCTTCGCATGCGTGCCTTGGCAACGGGGCTCCTGTTGTTCATGGCGCTGCTGTTTCTCGTAGCCCTGTTTCAACACGAGACGCATCCCTTGTTTGCATGGCTCCGGGCATTTGCCGAGGCCGCCATGGTGGGCGCACTCGCGGACTGGTATGCGGTGACGGCGTTATTCAGACATCCCCTCGGCGTGCCGATCCCGCACACGGCCATCATCCCCGGGAATACCGAGCGCATTGCCTCCAATATCGGCAGCCTCACCCAACGGAAGTTGGTCACGCCCGAGGGGATCGCCCGATTGGTCGGTTCCTGGCGCATCCCTGAAGAACTGATCGAGGCGCTCCTCGCCCCCGAACGCAGGCGTGCGCTGAGTGACGAATGCGCGCAGCTGCTCGTTCAGGCGCTGAACGCGTCGGAAGATGCGGCGATGCAGCGGATGCTGCGCGAGATTGCCACCAAGGTCATTCGTGGCGTGAGCGTCGCCCCCCTTGCCGGTCAGATGCTGGCCGGCTTTCTCGGGAGCCATCAGCGGGATCGCCTCCTGAACGATATCCTGTCCGCGGTGCTCGGGTATGTGGACGCCAACAGAGACGCGTTGGGCAGGACGGTGGCTGAAAAACTTCCCTGGTCGCGCGTGCTCAGTTTTGTGAAATTGGATTACTCCGTCTCACACAAAGTCCTGGATTCCGTCTACGACACCCTCTGCACGATGCGGGACGATCCGCACGATCCGATGCGGCGGAAGGCGATTGAGCGGCTCCACGAATTCTCTCAGTGGCTCATACATTCCGACGAGGCCTTACAGCGTGAGGCGTCTCTCAAAGAACAGCTGCTCGCGTACGACACGCTGTTGCAGTTCCTCGATGATTCATGGCACCAGCTCAAGCGATGGATGCTCGAGGATTTGAGTCGGGATCCGTCCGACATTCGGGTCTATCTTGATGCAGCCCTGGCCGATGTCGGGCGCACGTTACAGAAAGATGCCGCATTGCGCGCCATGTTGCATGATGGGGTGCAGGGGCTGGTCGAGGCACTTGCCACCAGACACAGCGACAAGATCGGGGAGTTGGTGGCCAACACGGTCAGGGCATGGTCTCCGGCTCAAATGGTGGAGACGATCGAACGGGAAGTCGGCAAGGACCTGCAGTACATTCGCATCAACGGGACGATCGTCGGAGGCCTGGTGGGATTGCTCCTGCATGCCCTGGCGCTGTTGATCGGAGGGCGGTAG
- a CDS encoding YncE family protein produces the protein MRRFRLLSLTLGLLLACTSPALSELLALLNYESKPDQSVRREGIAIMDIDPESSDFGKVLMEIPLPSDLVAHHIFFNRDRTKAYITALGKSVLHVVDLTRFPYRLRAIDVPDCQVLEDLVVSEDNRTWYLTCMGSSAVIMGDAVKDKPVKTIRTPDGGGASVLYPHGIAIHNGIDRVLITSTVKPDMSDAGDSVTMLQASTGAVLSTHKVSSKPSPAKAAPVEVMFVPFSNPPVVQITNMLEGTLWTGTWDAASQSFSFQQVDDYSIRRQGMPLEMLYNAKGDRLFVTTAKPGFVNLYDNSDPSHPRFLQAIPAAQGAHHSVLSPDERYLFVQNSLLNLEGMSDGSITVIDLAKGGTVLGSIDTLKAQGFNPNCIMLLPNHFRQADLRASLVAK, from the coding sequence ATGAGACGCTTCCGACTCCTGTCCTTGACCCTCGGGCTGCTTCTTGCCTGTACATCGCCGGCTTTGTCGGAACTGCTGGCCCTGCTCAACTACGAGAGTAAACCGGACCAATCGGTCAGACGGGAAGGGATCGCGATTATGGACATCGATCCCGAGTCGTCGGACTTCGGGAAGGTCTTGATGGAGATTCCGCTTCCGTCGGACCTTGTCGCGCACCATATTTTCTTCAATCGCGACCGGACGAAAGCCTATATCACCGCGTTAGGCAAGAGTGTCCTCCACGTCGTGGACCTCACACGTTTTCCCTACCGGCTCCGCGCCATCGATGTGCCCGATTGCCAGGTGTTGGAAGATCTCGTGGTGTCGGAAGATAACCGGACCTGGTACCTGACCTGTATGGGGTCGAGCGCCGTCATCATGGGTGATGCCGTGAAGGACAAGCCGGTCAAGACCATCCGTACGCCGGACGGCGGGGGCGCGTCCGTGCTCTATCCGCACGGCATTGCGATTCACAACGGGATCGACCGTGTGCTGATTACGAGCACCGTGAAGCCAGACATGTCGGATGCGGGCGACTCGGTAACGATGTTGCAGGCGAGTACCGGTGCGGTGCTCTCGACGCACAAAGTGTCGTCCAAACCGTCACCGGCCAAGGCTGCCCCGGTCGAGGTGATGTTCGTGCCCTTTTCGAACCCGCCGGTGGTGCAGATCACGAACATGTTGGAGGGAACCTTGTGGACCGGCACCTGGGATGCGGCGAGCCAGTCGTTTTCGTTTCAGCAGGTGGACGATTATAGTATCCGGCGGCAGGGTATGCCGCTGGAGATGCTTTACAATGCGAAAGGGGATCGACTATTCGTCACGACGGCGAAGCCGGGATTTGTGAACCTGTACGACAATTCCGATCCCAGTCACCCGCGGTTTCTCCAGGCCATCCCCGCGGCTCAGGGCGCCCACCACAGTGTGCTGTCACCCGATGAACGCTACCTCTTTGTCCAAAACAGCCTGCTCAATCTGGAAGGGATGAGCGACGGGTCCATCACCGTGATTGATCTGGCCAAGGGCGGGACGGTGCTGGG
- a CDS encoding HEPN domain-containing protein, protein MNSAESNFLAWLRKADHDLLNIENNLAAKEIPWDTICFHAQQAVEKVLKAFLVHQGSGLLKTHDLVALLAQCVAHDANLSALETDCRKLTSYGIAARYPDDLFEPSEKDGRDVVAAAYRVREKILLLLP, encoded by the coding sequence ATGAACAGCGCTGAATCCAATTTCTTGGCATGGCTCCGCAAAGCTGACCACGATCTCTTGAACATCGAAAACAATCTCGCCGCAAAAGAAATCCCCTGGGATACGATCTGTTTTCATGCACAACAAGCCGTAGAGAAGGTCTTAAAAGCGTTTCTTGTCCATCAGGGTAGCGGCCTTTTAAAGACACATGACCTTGTCGCACTCCTTGCTCAATGTGTTGCGCATGACGCCAATCTGAGTGCACTGGAAACCGATTGTCGAAAATTGACCTCCTACGGTATCGCGGCTCGTTATCCCGACGACCTGTTCGAACCCTCCGAGAAAGATGGGCGGGATGTAGTGGCCGCAGCCTACCGGGTCCGCGAGAAAATTCTTCTGCTCCTCCCATAG